From a single Microcoleus sp. FACHB-672 genomic region:
- a CDS encoding PAS domain S-box protein, with protein MYAPDHELFRHFLEHLPYAVAMVDRQMRYLAVSRQWVQVHKLEDSDLMNRQFHVDFRMPVHSRAELQESQEHSVAILSAPATVSSEELVADATENLKRVSHPWYEDNGEIGGMIFSLIPNSSSQAKENESLSEKEALFTATFEQAAVGISHSDPQGRFIRLNQKFCEIVGYTAEELQSLCWSDITHPDDVKIDRERERALIAGEITTYSIEKRYIHKQGFSIWVNLTVSLMWDFKGELKYVIKVIEDIQDRKAADAKLHKSEADLKAAQQIAHVGNWEFDVINQTINWSDEIFRIYGRDPNLGVPTYLELRQAIHPDDVEYWETLVIGAIREGKAYDFEHRILHSDGSTRYLYAQHHPTLIAGQVVRLFGTVMDITERKTAQIALQQANEELEQRVEERTTELRKTIEQLQSEIAYRQQAEAQLRQSQRRYRTLTELLPVGIFHTDSQGNCGYTNDRWCEISGLTKEESLGNGWVNAIHPDDQAPVFSQWQQAIQQNVPFQSDYRLAKPDGQIAWVMSQAVAETGEAGEVLGYVGAITDITDRVLSEQALRNSERRFRAIFDQSFQFVGLLKPDGTLTQANQTALDFAGIKPANVIGQLFWETPWWRLSTQTQERLKVSIAQAASGKVIRYEVNAIGAGDQVITVDFSLKPVFDETGAVVLLIAEGRDISKQQALEVELAQQQGLLNSLIANAPVGIAIVNSDLCYLQINETLAEINGVPVAEHFGKTVREVLPEIAPIVEPMYRQILATGEAILNLEICGETPKDPGVTRTWLVSYIPLLSENNIPIAIGLIVLEITERIQAEAALAQSEESLRKIFDCAPIAITLSDANTNQLVKVNQALSEMLGYSESELLEMSVAQISHPEDMVRELELGEDMTAGALATSQFEKRFITKNQEIVLGSLKETLLRDRDGNPSYWLGMVENITERKRAEIELQQQAQLLDQLYDSVVTADLIGTVTRWNKGAERIYGYTAAEVIGQPISFLFPADQHECLHNLSIILFEQQGSHEKEFKAIRKSGEVFDLLLCVSLERDSEGIAIGSIGYGIDITERKRAEAERRATAQKLELMIEQTPLAVLECTTELTVMAWNPGAERIFGYSADEAIGHSLFGLILSETTRENIEQIRSSLVALKGGYHAISEHIAKDGRALICEWHNTPLADEQGQVVGIISLGLNITERVQTEEALRLSEAQFRTLAQREELINRLTSQIRQSLNLSEILQTTVNAIRELLEAEQCHFSWYCPEGIKNEALTINSPCWETVQESKLPETPSRLGVYLAGDVGAFGQKIVDTAEEICIDDVDALDESVFQQFLRTHEIASLLSFPVHTRGGEVGAITCIRSSHPRPWCDSERELLRAITGQLAIAIDQAGLYEQTSVAAAVAQAKSLELEHALRELQQTQSQLIQSEKMSSLGQLVAGVAHEINNPVSFIYGNIMPAQDYALDLLKLLQLYQESYPQPPAKIQNEITKIDLEFLAEDLPKLLGSMKVGAERIQEIVRSLRNFSRLDEAQMKEVNIHEGLDSTLMILNSRLRAKSTAPAIEVIKEYGNLPLVECYAGQLNQVFMNLLTNAIDALEERDSRSTSLQQSRQIRIHTSLDNKNKLIISIADNGCGISESARQKLFDPFFTTKPIGKGTGLGLAISYQIVVDKHQGSLQCISEIGRGTEFIIEIPTDQHRLERKL; from the coding sequence ATGTACGCCCCAGATCATGAGTTATTTCGGCATTTTCTGGAACATCTCCCCTATGCCGTAGCAATGGTAGACCGCCAAATGCGCTATCTGGCAGTCTCTCGACAGTGGGTACAAGTGCATAAACTCGAAGACTCTGATTTAATGAACCGGCAATTTCACGTAGACTTTAGAATGCCGGTTCATTCGCGTGCTGAGTTGCAGGAAAGTCAAGAACACAGTGTCGCCATTCTCTCAGCACCGGCTACAGTTTCGAGTGAAGAATTAGTAGCCGACGCTACAGAAAACTTAAAAAGAGTGAGTCATCCCTGGTACGAAGACAATGGAGAAATTGGAGGAATGATTTTTTCTTTAATTCCCAATAGCTCTTCCCAGGCAAAAGAGAACGAATCATTAAGCGAAAAAGAAGCCTTATTTACCGCCACCTTTGAGCAAGCAGCAGTAGGCATTTCTCATAGCGATCCCCAAGGCCGGTTTATTCGGCTTAACCAGAAATTTTGTGAGATTGTAGGTTACACAGCAGAAGAATTGCAGAGTCTTTGCTGGAGTGATATTACTCATCCCGACGATGTAAAAATTGACCGTGAGCGCGAGCGAGCACTGATTGCCGGTGAAATTACTACTTATTCAATTGAAAAACGCTATATTCACAAACAAGGTTTCTCCATCTGGGTTAACTTAACCGTTTCTTTAATGTGGGATTTTAAGGGAGAGTTAAAGTATGTCATTAAAGTTATTGAGGACATTCAAGATCGTAAAGCAGCCGACGCCAAACTCCACAAAAGCGAAGCCGACTTAAAAGCTGCTCAGCAAATCGCTCATGTCGGCAACTGGGAATTTGATGTCATCAACCAAACAATCAATTGGTCTGATGAAATTTTCCGAATTTACGGGCGCGATCCCAACTTAGGAGTCCCCACTTATTTAGAACTTCGGCAAGCCATTCATCCTGATGATGTGGAATATTGGGAAACCCTGGTAATCGGCGCGATTCGTGAGGGGAAAGCGTATGACTTTGAACATCGGATTCTTCATTCAGATGGAAGTACCCGCTACCTTTACGCTCAGCATCACCCGACGCTAATTGCAGGGCAAGTGGTGCGGTTGTTTGGCACGGTTATGGACATCACCGAGCGCAAAACAGCCCAAATAGCCCTACAACAAGCCAATGAGGAATTAGAGCAGCGAGTTGAAGAACGGACTACAGAATTAAGAAAAACGATTGAACAATTGCAGAGCGAAATTGCCTATCGGCAACAGGCTGAAGCGCAGCTGCGCCAGAGTCAGCGACGCTATAGAACTTTGACAGAATTATTGCCCGTGGGGATTTTTCACACCGACAGTCAAGGGAACTGTGGTTACACCAATGATCGATGGTGCGAAATCTCTGGACTCACGAAAGAAGAATCGTTAGGCAATGGATGGGTAAACGCAATTCATCCTGACGATCAAGCGCCTGTTTTTAGCCAATGGCAACAAGCAATACAACAGAATGTGCCTTTTCAATCAGATTATCGCCTTGCCAAGCCTGATGGCCAAATTGCTTGGGTTATGTCGCAGGCAGTTGCAGAGACGGGGGAAGCCGGCGAGGTTTTGGGTTATGTTGGAGCCATTACAGATATTACCGACCGCGTGCTATCAGAACAAGCACTGCGCAATAGTGAAAGACGGTTTCGGGCAATTTTTGACCAGTCATTCCAGTTTGTGGGGTTGCTGAAACCGGATGGCACGCTCACACAAGCGAACCAGACAGCGCTCGATTTTGCTGGAATAAAGCCGGCAAATGTGATCGGTCAATTGTTTTGGGAAACGCCGTGGTGGAGGCTTTCCACCCAAACGCAAGAACGCTTAAAAGTTTCCATCGCTCAGGCGGCAAGTGGCAAAGTTATCCGCTATGAAGTGAATGCCATCGGTGCTGGAGATCAAGTGATCACGGTTGATTTCTCCCTCAAGCCGGTGTTTGACGAGACGGGAGCGGTTGTTTTGCTCATTGCAGAAGGACGTGACATCAGCAAACAGCAAGCATTAGAGGTGGAACTGGCGCAACAGCAAGGGCTTTTAAATAGCTTGATCGCCAACGCACCTGTTGGCATTGCAATAGTAAACAGTGACTTGTGCTATTTGCAAATTAACGAAACCCTAGCAGAAATTAATGGCGTGCCGGTGGCAGAACATTTCGGCAAAACGGTAAGGGAGGTCTTACCCGAAATCGCACCCATCGTAGAACCAATGTACCGGCAGATTCTGGCAACAGGCGAAGCCATACTCAATCTTGAAATCTGTGGTGAAACGCCCAAAGACCCTGGGGTAACGCGGACGTGGCTGGTTTCTTATATTCCCCTGCTCTCAGAGAATAATATTCCCATTGCAATTGGGCTGATAGTGCTCGAAATTACTGAGCGCATACAAGCAGAAGCTGCACTTGCCCAGAGCGAAGAAAGTCTTCGCAAAATTTTTGATTGCGCTCCCATTGCGATCACTTTATCTGACGCAAACACGAATCAGCTTGTTAAAGTCAATCAGGCTTTGTCTGAGATGTTAGGTTATAGCGAGTCAGAACTTTTGGAGATGTCAGTCGCTCAAATTAGCCATCCAGAAGACATGGTGCGAGAGTTAGAACTAGGTGAGGATATGACAGCCGGCGCTTTGGCAACTTCTCAATTTGAAAAGCGTTTCATCACCAAAAATCAGGAAATCGTCTTAGGCAGTTTAAAAGAAACGCTACTGCGAGATCGGGACGGCAACCCCAGCTATTGGCTAGGCATGGTTGAGAATATTACAGAGCGGAAACGAGCAGAAATTGAATTGCAACAGCAAGCACAACTGCTCGATCAACTCTATGATTCAGTCGTGACAGCCGACCTCATCGGCACCGTGACAAGATGGAACAAGGGCGCTGAGCGAATCTATGGCTACACAGCCGCAGAAGTCATTGGTCAACCAATTAGCTTTCTTTTCCCTGCCGATCAGCATGAGTGCCTGCACAACTTAAGCATTATCTTATTTGAGCAGCAAGGCAGTCATGAAAAGGAATTCAAGGCGATCCGCAAGTCTGGGGAAGTCTTCGATCTGCTTCTATGCGTGTCACTGGAAAGAGACAGTGAGGGAATTGCGATTGGTAGCATAGGTTACGGCATCGACATTACAGAGCGCAAACGCGCCGAAGCGGAACGTCGAGCGACTGCCCAAAAACTTGAATTGATGATTGAGCAAACTCCGCTTGCTGTCCTTGAGTGTACGACAGAGCTAACAGTAATGGCGTGGAACCCAGGAGCTGAGAGAATTTTTGGTTACAGTGCCGATGAAGCAATTGGGCACAGCTTATTCGGACTAATCCTATCAGAAACGACCAGGGAAAACATCGAGCAAATCCGCTCCAGTTTGGTAGCGCTCAAAGGCGGATATCACGCGATTAGCGAACATATAGCAAAAGATGGGAGGGCGCTTATTTGTGAGTGGCATAATACCCCCCTTGCTGATGAGCAAGGTCAAGTTGTGGGAATTATTTCCTTGGGTTTAAATATTACTGAACGCGTACAGACAGAAGAGGCGTTGCGTCTAAGTGAGGCACAATTCCGCACCCTCGCTCAACGGGAGGAACTGATTAACCGGCTCACCAGTCAAATTCGCCAATCTCTCAATCTTTCTGAAATTTTACAAACAACGGTCAATGCAATTCGGGAATTGCTAGAAGCTGAGCAATGTCACTTCAGTTGGTATTGTCCAGAGGGAATTAAGAATGAAGCATTAACGATTAATTCTCCTTGCTGGGAGACAGTTCAGGAATCCAAACTTCCAGAAACACCCAGCCGTTTGGGCGTTTATCTCGCAGGCGATGTCGGTGCGTTCGGACAAAAAATTGTAGACACTGCGGAGGAAATTTGCATTGATGATGTTGACGCGCTTGACGAGTCGGTTTTTCAGCAGTTCTTACGCACTCATGAAATCGCTTCGCTCCTGAGTTTTCCGGTTCACACGCGGGGGGGTGAAGTGGGCGCGATTACTTGCATTCGTTCGTCCCACCCTCGTCCGTGGTGTGATAGTGAACGAGAATTGTTAAGAGCAATTACCGGCCAATTAGCGATTGCAATTGACCAAGCTGGACTTTACGAGCAAACGAGCGTCGCTGCGGCAGTTGCCCAAGCTAAAAGTCTGGAATTAGAACACGCTTTGCGGGAGTTGCAGCAAACTCAATCCCAACTAATTCAAAGCGAAAAAATGTCTTCTCTAGGGCAGTTAGTTGCCGGTGTAGCTCACGAAATTAACAACCCGGTAAGTTTTATCTATGGAAACATCATGCCGGCTCAAGATTACGCACTTGACCTGTTAAAACTTCTTCAACTTTATCAGGAATCTTATCCTCAGCCGCCAGCTAAAATTCAAAATGAAATTACAAAAATTGATTTAGAATTTCTGGCAGAAGATTTGCCGAAATTGCTGGGTTCAATGAAAGTGGGAGCTGAGCGAATTCAAGAAATTGTGCGTTCTTTAAGAAACTTCTCTCGTCTTGATGAAGCGCAGATGAAGGAGGTTAATATCCATGAAGGACTCGACAGCACCTTGATGATTTTGAACAGCCGGCTCAGAGCGAAATCCACTGCTCCTGCTATTGAGGTGATTAAAGAATATGGCA